The DNA window GTAATTGCAGCATATAATTAACTAGCTATGCAGTAATTATACAATTTATACATTAATAATATATTAAACAATGAATAGATATTACAATCATATTGATGTTGAACGTAATGCACAGCAATTTTGGAAAAATAACCGATGCTTTAAAGTATTTGAAGATATGACTATCGAAAAATATTATTGTTTATCTATGTTTCCGTATCCAAGTGGAAACCTTCACATGGGTCATGTGCGTAATTATAGTATTGGTGATGCTATAACTCGCTTTAATATAATGCAAGGTAAAAATGTACTTCAACCCATAGGGTGGGATGCATTTGGAATGCCAGCTGAGAATGCTGCAATTAAACAAGGTATATCACCTAATGATTGGACTAAAAAAAATATAGATTATATGCGTATACAGCTAAATTCCCTAGGCTTTGCTTATGATTGGGATCGAGAGTTTTCTACTTGCGAAGTTAATTATTATTATTGGGAACAATGGTTTTTTACTAAGTTAATAAAAAAAGATTTAGTGTATAAAAAAGATTCAATAGTTAACTGGGATCCTGTAGATAATACAGTACTTTCTAATGAACAAGTAATTGATGGATATGGATGGCGCTCGGGAGCAAAAATAGAGTCACGTAAAATTTCTATATGGTTTTTAAAAATAACTAATTATGCAGAAGAATTACTTAAAGATCTTGATAATTTAGATTGGCCTGAACGTGTAAAGACAATGCAGCGAAATTGGATTGGAAAATCATCAGGTGTAGATATTGATTTTTATGTATCTGAAATACCAGATGCGCTATCTAAATTAACTATATTTACAACGCGTCCTGATACATTAATGGGTGTAAGTTATCTTGCTATTTCATCTGAACATCCAATTGCTAATTTTTTATATAAAAATAATCCTAAATTAATTAAATTTTTTAAAAAATACTGTAATAGCTTATGTGGTGAAGCAGATATAGAGAATTTAGGAATAAATATTGTATATAAAGCCAATCATCCTATTACTAAAGAAAAACTGCCTATTTATATTACTAACTTTGTATTAATGGAATATGGTCATGGTGCAATAATGTGTGTCCCTGCACACGATAAACGAGATTGGGATTTTGCAAATAAGTATAGTTTGTCAAAAATACCTGTAATTGCTGATATTAATGGAAATATTCCAAATATATATAATGGTCCATATACCAAACAGGGTAGTATACTTATTAATTCAGGTGAATTTAATTTTTTAAAAACATATGAAGCTTTTGATATCATCATTAAAAAATTAGAAAAAAAATATAATAGTATAAAACGTGTAAATTATAGAATAAGAGATTGGGGAATATCAAGACAACGTTATTGGGGAACCCCCATTCCAATAAAATATGGAAAAAATGGAGAAATTATTGCTTTAAATATAGATGAATTACCAGTATGTCTACCAACTAATATAAAGCTAAAAACAAATAAATCGCCATTGAATACAATCCCATCATTTTATAATCTTAGAAACCTATGGACTCGTGAAACAGATACTTTTGATACTTTTATTGAGTCATCCTGGTACTATGCTCGGTTCTGTTGTCACGATAATAATGATTTAATGTTGGACGAACGTGTTAAATATTGGTTACCAGTTGATATATATATAGGGGGAATAGAACATGCAATTCTTCATTTATTATATGCTAGATTTTTTCATAAACTGTTACGTGATTTTGGTTTAGTTCATTGTGATGAACCATTTAAACGTTTATTAACGCAAGGAATGGTTGTAGCTAATACTTATTATCGTAAAATGAATGATGGTAGTAATCAATGGTTTAATCACATTGATGTAAAAGTAAAATCCGATGGTAGTGCTTATCTAATAAGTGATGGAAAACCTGTAATTATGGGTGGTATACAAAAAATGTCAAAATCAAAAAATAATGGCGTTGATCCACAATCCATGATTAATCAATTTGGTGCTGATACAGTACGTTTATTTATACTGTTTGCGGCTCCATCAGATCAATCTCTAGAATGGTCATATGCTGGTATTGAGGGGGCATATCGGTTCCTTAACAGGCTATGGAAATTTACTTATGATCATATAGCTTTGTTTGGGATAATTAATAAAAACATTAATGTTTCGTTACTAAATGATCGTCAGCGTGCTATACGTAGAATAACTCATATAACTATAAAAAAAACAACATATGATATTAATAGTGCAAACTTCAATACAGCAATAGCTGCTGTAATGAAACTAAATAATACACTATTACGATTCAACGATAATAGTATTCAAGGTTTAGCTGTTATTATTGAAGCACTAGAAGTAAGTCTATTAATACTTTCACCTATTGTACCACATATAACTCACGTTTTATGGAATGAATTAGGACATAAAGAGGCTATTATTAATGCAAGGTGGCCTAAAATTGATGATCAAGCATTATTCATTGAAGAAATGACACTAGTAATTCAAATTAATGGAAAGTTACGTACTAAAATTAAAATTCCTGCAGATACAGATCTTGATATTATAAAAAAAATAGCATTATCAGATTATAAAATACAGATTTATATTAAATGTAAATTTATTACAAAAATTTTTATTGTTCCAGGTAAATTAATAAACATTGTGTTTTAAAAATAGCATAAATATAATTTTAAGTATTTGTATATTACAAAAATGCATAAAAATATTGCTGAAATTGTAATTAATGCATTAAATCAGTTAAATGGACAAAATATAATTGAAATAGATGTTACAACATTAACTAATATTACTGATACAATGATTATCGCTAGTGGTACCTCTAATATACATATATTTGCATTAGCTAATAATATGGTGAAAAAATTAAAAGAAAAAGGATTTATACCATTAAGCATTGAAGGGAATAAAAACGATGATTGGATACTAGTTGATATTTCATATGTAATAGTACATATTATGTTGCCTGATATACGTAAAAAATATAATTTAGAAGGTATTTGGATAATATAACAGGACGTTTATACTAGTGATAATTAATATGCAAGAAATTTATATATATATTTATCATATTGGGATTTGCAATTACAAAACCACGCTTACTGCAATGCAGGAATACACCTATAGAAGATCTTTGTATGATTCAGATAATATATGGTTAATTGAACATGATCCAGTTTTTACTCAAGGTGGTAATATTGAAACTTTAATAAAATTGGATATTCCTATAATTAAATCAGATAGAGGGGGCAAAATTACGTATCATGGGCCAGGTCAGTTAATTTTTTATATATTGTTTGATTTAAAACGTAGCAGGTTAGGAGTTCGCGAATTAGTTACTATTATAGAAAAATCTACTATTTTAACACTTGCAACACACGGAATTTTTTCATATACTAAAGAAAGTGCTCCTGGTGTTTACGTTTTAATAGACGGATATGAAGCTAAGATATCATCTATTGGTATTCGTATTAAACGTGGTTGTAGTTTTCATGGTCTTGCTTATAATGTTGATATGGATATTACTCCATTTGAAATTATTAATCCATGCGGGTATTTTGGTATGCAAATGACTCAGCTGAAAGACTTTATGCACTACTATTCAATAACAATAAAGATTGAATATAATCGTTGGATTAAATGTTTTTATCATAAAATTAGTAGTAATTATTCTTTTTTAATAATTGAAAAAAAAGGATTACCTGAAATATTAACCCAGGCTTTTTAATATGGTCGGTATTAAAATGCGTGGTGCCTATAAATTTGGGTATCGTTATATTAATGTAATACAAACAATTAAGCCGAATTGGCTACGTGTGCGTATCCCTAATATTTCAGATAATATTATAGGTATAAAAAAAATATTACGCAAGCATAAATTAAATACAGTATGCGAAGAGGCTTCTTGTCCTAACTTAAGTGAATGCTTCAATAATAGGACTTTAACTTTTATGATTATGGGAGCTATTTGTACTCGTCGTTGTTCATTCTGTGATGTAGCACATGGTCGTCCGGATACCCCTAATGTAAATGAATCAATTGAATTAGCTAAAGCCATTTCGGAAATGCATCTTAATTATGTTGTTATAACATCAGTAAATCGCGATGATTTACAATATTGTGGTGCAAATAAATTTATTGAATGTATAATTGAAATTCGTAAGTTATCTCAAAATATTAAAATTGAAATACTAGTTCCTGATTTTCGTGGGTGTATGGATACAGCTATAAAAATTCTCTGTAAAGAGCCCCCAAACGTTTTTAATCACAATATTGAAACTGTACCTATATTATATAGAAAAGTACGTCCTGGGGCCAATTATCAGTGTTCATTAAATTTACTTAAACGTTATAAGCAACTGAATCCATTAAGAATTACTAAATCAGGATTAATGGTGGGTATAGGAGAGACCAATCAACAGATTATAGATGTTATGAACGATTTACGCACACATGGTGTTGATATGCTCACTATTGGACAGTATTTACAACCATCTCGCTATCATATTCCAATAGCTAGATGGGTTAATCCTACAACATTTAATTTTTTTGAAAAAGAAGGATATGCAATGGGTTTTACACATGTAGCTTCTGGCCCACTCGTTCGTTCAAGTTATCATGCTGATAAGCAAGTATATAGTGTAAATTAATTTTCTATTTTATTAAGTATAGATTCAATATTATAAATACTTTTATCTGTTTGGTCAATATTTATATTTAAAAACAATTGGTAATCATCAATTTTAAAAATATTTTTTTCTTTATTTAATATTTTTTTATATACATTATTTTTTTTACTAAACACTATTTTTACATTTTTACTTGTAGCTTTTAATATTTTAATACCCAGGCGCCATGCTTGCAGCTTAATATTAGCTAATCTAAATAAATATATAACTTGCGTAGGTAATAAACCAAATTTTTCAATTAATTCCATTTTAATTTTGTGCAAATTATCATAATTTGATGCATTAATAATACGTTTATAAAATATTAATCGCGTATATTTTTTATAAATATAAGATTCAGGTATAAAACCTAATATAAAAACCCCTATATTAATTTTATTTACTAATGATTTACCTGTACTTATATTTTTGATTGCTTTATTAAGTATTTCCATGTATAAATCATAACCTAATTTAATTATTTTACCGCTTTGCTCTTCTCCAAATATTTGCCCCCCCCCCCTAAGTTCTAAATCAAAATTAGCAATAGTTAATCCATCATTTAAATAATTTGAATTTAAAATTGTTTTTAAACGGTTAATAGCATAATTATTAATTGAATATTTGGGAATTAATAAATAAGCGTAAGCCTGCTGTTTTGACCTACCAATACGTCCTATAATTTGATGTAATTGTGCTAACCCCAACTTATCTGCGCGGTCAATTATTATAGTATTGGCATTTTGAATATTAATCCCCATTTCTATAATTGTTGAGCATATTAATATATTTATTTCTCTGTTAATGAATGCATTCATAACTTTCTCTATATTACATTTATTTAGCTTTCCATGTACTATACCAATTCTAGCCTCGGGAACAATTTTACGTATTATATTCGCTTGTTGTTGAATGCTATGTACTTTATTATAAATATAATAAAGCTGCCCCCCCCTATTAATTTCTCTATTAATTATTTCAATTATTAAAAATTCAGAATAAGTTTTAATAAATATTTTTATTTTAATACGGCCTGGTGGGGGCTTAGAAATTATTGAAATATTATAAATACCAATATTTATCATTGATAATGTACGGGGAATAGGAGTAGCACTCATAGAAAGAACATCTATACCAATACGCATTATTTTTAATTTTTCCTTGTGTAATACCCCGAATCTGTGTTCTTCATCTATTATTATTAATCCTAGATTATAAAATTTAATATTATTATTAAGTAATTTATGTGTGCCAATAATAATATTATATTTACCACTTTTAATATTATTAATTTTTTGTATTATATATTTTTTTTTAAATCTAGTAATTAATTCAATATTTATTGATGTACAGGAAAATCTTTTACATAAAGTATCGTAATGTTGTAAAGCAAGTAGTGTACTAGGTACCAGTACAGCGACTTGTTTTTCAGAGTTTATTGCAATAAACGCTGCACGCATTGCAACTTCAGTTTTACCAGCCCCCACATCACCACATAAAAGTCTATCCATAGGATGTTTTTGAATCATATCTGAAAAGACTTCATTTATAGCATTAATTTGATCTGGTGTTTCTTCAAATAATAATTGATTTAAAAATTTAATATATTCTACATTATTATGGTTTTTATAATAAACACCTTTATGTATTTTTCTAATAGAATAAATATCTAGTATTTTTATAGCAAGATTTTTTATTTTTTTTTCTTTTTTATGATAGTTTTTAACTTTTGTTTTATCTAGAATATTATGTTGTGACTCTAAGTAACGTGAACTAATATCTCTATATTTAAAGTTTACATATAAATTATTTTTTTTAGCATATTCAAAATTTATAAAATCACCTACAGAACGATCTACAACATGATTATTATGAAATATTGGTATACATGGTTTAATATTATTAAATTTTTGTGAAAATATATTGTTGAACATATTTTCAAAAATTATTTCTTTATAGGTTATTATTACTAGTTTAATATCATTTATTATTACACCATTATCGATTGAATCATCTATAGTGCTACCATAATATATATTATTTTTAATAAAATGTTTAAAATTATCTACATTTTCTAAAATCAATTTTATTTTTTTTAATGTTTTATCTAGTAATATTTTGAAAAAAAAAGTGTTATAAATAAATAATATTCTATTACCAAGACTTTTTTGTTTATCAATAAATTTTTTTATTATATTTAATTTTTTATAATTATCTATTAAAATTATTGGTATTTTATCAAAATTAAATATATTTTTTTTTATTTGTATTGGATTATATAAATTAATAATATTGAATATTTCAGGCACTGTAGTAAAAATATTATCTGGTGGTAATATTGTATTTATATTTAAATTTTTATATATTTCATTAAATAATTTACAATACATTTTAGAGTATGAATAAATATTAGGAAATAAAATTATATTTAATTTATCATTTATATTATCAAAAAAAGTACTTGTTTTATTAAAGAAAATTTGTATATATTGCTCTTTTTCTATATACATTGTTTTTTTAACTGATTTATGAATATTTTTAAAATTTTTTTTAAAAATATAAATAGAATGATTTTTTAAATTATATTCATGCATAGGTAATAATATAATTTTATTTTTTTTTTTTATATTTATATATATAGGATTAAAAAAATATAAAAATTTAATTTTATTATTAAATAAATTAATATGCAGTGGAAATTTATTACCCAAAGGATAAATATTAATACTTTCATTTAATGAAATGTATTCACCATATTCTATTATAGATTTTACTTTACGATAACCCATATTATTAATATATAATTTTAAATTTTTTGGAGTAATATGCTGACCCAATTTTAATTTTAAATATTTATTTATATTTTCTTTAATAGGAATACGCTGCATTAAATTTTTTATAGTTAACAATAAAATTTTTTTATTATTTTTTAATTTATATAGTGTACTAATTCTTGATAAAACAATATTTCTATTTTGTGATGCACTATGGTATGGAAAACTATTAAATTCAATAAAATATATAATTAAAAGTTCATTTATATTTAAAAATATTATTGCTTTTTTAATTTTATTAATTATAAAATTTTCATTAGTAATTATTACTATAGAATAATTTTCACTTTGTTTAATTAATGAAATTATAAATAATCCCCAAGCATAAATTGGAATATTTTTCAATGAATAATTTTTAAATTTATACATATATATTGCAATATATGAAAAATACATTGAATTTATTTAAAGTGAATAAAGAAAAAATAGGACAAAGATTAGATAATTATATAATTAGAGAATTTAAGAAAATACCTAAGTCTTTTATATATCGCATTATTCGTATAGGTAAAATCCGTTTAAATGGAAATATTGCAAAAGCTAAAACAAGGTTACAGAATGGTGATCAAATAAAAACACCCAAATTTTTAATTACTATGGTTAAAAAGGTATATATTAGCGATAAACTAAAGAAATTTTTATTAGAAAGTGTTATAGCTGAATCAAATGATTGGTTAGTAATAAATAAACCTTGTGGTATTTCTGTACATGGTGGTAGTAAAATAAAAATAGGATTAATTGAAGCAATTAAACAAGCCCGTAAAGATATTGATTTCATTGAATTAGTACATAGATTAGATAAAGATACATCTGGATGCCTATTATTAGCCAAATCAAGAACAGCACTGTTATTATTTAATAAAGCATTTAAAAATAG is part of the Candidatus Johnevansia muelleri genome and encodes:
- the leuS gene encoding Leucyl-tRNA synthetase; the protein is MNRYYNHIDVERNAQQFWKNNRCFKVFEDMTIEKYYCLSMFPYPSGNLHMGHVRNYSIGDAITRFNIMQGKNVLQPIGWDAFGMPAENAAIKQGISPNDWTKKNIDYMRIQLNSLGFAYDWDREFSTCEVNYYYWEQWFFTKLIKKDLVYKKDSIVNWDPVDNTVLSNEQVIDGYGWRSGAKIESRKISIWFLKITNYAEELLKDLDNLDWPERVKTMQRNWIGKSSGVDIDFYVSEIPDALSKLTIFTTRPDTLMGVSYLAISSEHPIANFLYKNNPKLIKFFKKYCNSLCGEADIENLGINIVYKANHPITKEKLPIYITNFVLMEYGHGAIMCVPAHDKRDWDFANKYSLSKIPVIADINGNIPNIYNGPYTKQGSILINSGEFNFLKTYEAFDIIIKKLEKKYNSIKRVNYRIRDWGISRQRYWGTPIPIKYGKNGEIIALNIDELPVCLPTNIKLKTNKSPLNTIPSFYNLRNLWTRETDTFDTFIESSWYYARFCCHDNNDLMLDERVKYWLPVDIYIGGIEHAILHLLYARFFHKLLRDFGLVHCDEPFKRLLTQGMVVANTYYRKMNDGSNQWFNHIDVKVKSDGSAYLISDGKPVIMGGIQKMSKSKNNGVDPQSMINQFGADTVRLFILFAAPSDQSLEWSYAGIEGAYRFLNRLWKFTYDHIALFGIINKNINVSLLNDRQRAIRRITHITIKKTTYDINSANFNTAIAAVMKLNNTLLRFNDNSIQGLAVIIEALEVSLLILSPIVPHITHVLWNELGHKEAIINARWPKIDDQALFIEEMTLVIQINGKLRTKIKIPADTDLDIIKKIALSDYKIQIYIKCKFITKIFIVPGKLINIVF
- a CDS encoding iojap-like ribosome-associated protein, translating into MHKNIAEIVINALNQLNGQNIIEIDVTTLTNITDTMIIASGTSNIHIFALANNMVKKLKEKGFIPLSIEGNKNDDWILVDISYVIVHIMLPDIRKKYNLEGIWII
- the lipB gene encoding Octanoyltransferase, whose translation is MQEIYIYIYHIGICNYKTTLTAMQEYTYRRSLYDSDNIWLIEHDPVFTQGGNIETLIKLDIPIIKSDRGGKITYHGPGQLIFYILFDLKRSRLGVRELVTIIEKSTILTLATHGIFSYTKESAPGVYVLIDGYEAKISSIGIRIKRGCSFHGLAYNVDMDITPFEIINPCGYFGMQMTQLKDFMHYYSITIKIEYNRWIKCFYHKISSNYSFLIIEKKGLPEILTQAF
- the lipA gene encoding Lipoyl synthase; translated protein: MRGAYKFGYRYINVIQTIKPNWLRVRIPNISDNIIGIKKILRKHKLNTVCEEASCPNLSECFNNRTLTFMIMGAICTRRCSFCDVAHGRPDTPNVNESIELAKAISEMHLNYVVITSVNRDDLQYCGANKFIECIIEIRKLSQNIKIEILVPDFRGCMDTAIKILCKEPPNVFNHNIETVPILYRKVRPGANYQCSLNLLKRYKQLNPLRITKSGLMVGIGETNQQIIDVMNDLRTHGVDMLTIGQYLQPSRYHIPIARWVNPTTFNFFEKEGYAMGFTHVASGPLVRSSYHADKQVYSVN
- the mfd gene encoding Transcription-repair coupling factor, with translation MYKFKNYSLKNIPIYAWGLFIISLIKQSENYSIVIITNENFIINKIKKAIIFLNINELLIIYFIEFNSFPYHSASQNRNIVLSRISTLYKLKNNKKILLLTIKNLMQRIPIKENINKYLKLKLGQHITPKNLKLYINNMGYRKVKSIIEYGEYISLNESINIYPLGNKFPLHINLFNNKIKFLYFFNPIYINIKKKNKIILLPMHEYNLKNHSIYIFKKNFKNIHKSVKKTMYIEKEQYIQIFFNKTSTFFDNINDKLNIILFPNIYSYSKMYCKLFNEIYKNLNINTILPPDNIFTTVPEIFNIINLYNPIQIKKNIFNFDKIPIILIDNYKKLNIIKKFIDKQKSLGNRILFIYNTFFFKILLDKTLKKIKLILENVDNFKHFIKNNIYYGSTIDDSIDNGVIINDIKLVIITYKEIIFENMFNNIFSQKFNNIKPCIPIFHNNHVVDRSVGDFINFEYAKKNNLYVNFKYRDISSRYLESQHNILDKTKVKNYHKKEKKIKNLAIKILDIYSIRKIHKGVYYKNHNNVEYIKFLNQLLFEETPDQINAINEVFSDMIQKHPMDRLLCGDVGAGKTEVAMRAAFIAINSEKQVAVLVPSTLLALQHYDTLCKRFSCTSINIELITRFKKKYIIQKINNIKSGKYNIIIGTHKLLNNNIKFYNLGLIIIDEEHRFGVLHKEKLKIMRIGIDVLSMSATPIPRTLSMINIGIYNISIISKPPPGRIKIKIFIKTYSEFLIIEIINREINRGGQLYYIYNKVHSIQQQANIIRKIVPEARIGIVHGKLNKCNIEKVMNAFINREINILICSTIIEMGINIQNANTIIIDRADKLGLAQLHQIIGRIGRSKQQAYAYLLIPKYSINNYAINRLKTILNSNYLNDGLTIANFDLELRGGGQIFGEEQSGKIIKLGYDLYMEILNKAIKNISTGKSLVNKINIGVFILGFIPESYIYKKYTRLIFYKRIINASNYDNLHKIKMELIEKFGLLPTQVIYLFRLANIKLQAWRLGIKILKATSKNVKIVFSKKNNVYKKILNKEKNIFKIDDYQLFLNINIDQTDKSIYNIESILNKIEN
- the rluC gene encoding Ribosomal large subunit pseudouridine synthase C; this translates as MKNTLNLFKVNKEKIGQRLDNYIIREFKKIPKSFIYRIIRIGKIRLNGNIAKAKTRLQNGDQIKTPKFLITMVKKVYISDKLKKFLLESVIAESNDWLVINKPCGISVHGGSKIKIGLIEAIKQARKDIDFIELVHRLDKDTSGCLLLAKSRTALLLFNKAFKNRKIEKCYIALVYGHWPISINYVTASIKRFNTLNGEYKMQINQYGKYSFTLFKICKFFYKSTLIKALPITGRTHQIRVHAAHVGNPILGDKKYYNNNSKIISYKLNINRLFLHAGSIKFPDPTTGKIIHVKAKIDPVLKEFF